TAAAGGATATTCAGCATGAGCAATTCATGGGATGCAGGCCGCTTAAACAGTGACTTAACCGGAGCGCAACCCAGCACTTTAGCGGTGAGAGAAGGTCATCAACGTACGGCAGAGGCTGAGCATTCTGAGCCTCTGTTTTTATCTTCTAGCTATGTGTTTAACAGTGCTGCGCAAGCGGCTGCAAGCTTTGCTGGCACAGAGTCAGGTAATGTTTACTCGCGTTACACTAACCCTACGGTGGCGATTTTTGAAAAGCGCTTGGCGGCGTTAGAGCAGGCCGAGCAGGCCGTGGCAACTTCCTCTGGCATGGCTGCCATCTGGGCTGTGGTGATGGCCTTTTGCCAGGCTGGCGATCATATTTTGGTATCGCGTAGCGTGTTTGGCGCCACCGTGAGCTTATTTGAAAAATATGCAAAAAAATTTGGGATCGAGGTGGAGTTTATTGGCCTCGCTGATCATCAGCAATGGCGTGAGGCTTGCAAGGCTAATACCCGTTTATTATTCATTGAGTCGCCTTCCAATCCACTGGCAGAAGTCGCTGATATCCGAGCTCTCAGTCAGATTGCCCACGAAGCCGAGGCGTTACTGGTAGTGGATAATTGCTTTTGTACGCCAGTACTGCAGCAGCCGCTAACCTTAGGTGCTGATATTGTGGTGCACTCGGCAACTAAGTTTATTGATGGGCAAGGGCGCTGTTTAGGCGGAGCAGTATTAGGGGCAGCAGCGTTAATGAAAGAGGTGGTCGGCGTATTGCGTACGACTGGACCCACTTTGAGCCCCTTCAATGCGTGGACCTTTCTTAAGGGATTAGAAACCTTAAAGTTACGGATGCAAGCCCATTGCGCCAGCAGTTTAGCGTTAGCTGAGTGGTTAGCGCGGCATCCTAAAGTGCAGCGAGTATTTTATGCTGGATTAGCCAGTCATCCGCAACATGAATTAGCTAAACGCCAGCAGCGTGGTTTTGGGGCAGTAGTAGGCTTTGAAATTGCAGGCGCTCAAGAGCAAGCGTGGCGCTTTATTGATGCAACTCGTATGATTTCGATCACGGCTAATTTAGGCGATACTAAAACGACTATTACGCATCCAGCGTCCACGACTCATGGTCGTCTTTCGCCAGAGGAGCGTGCCCAAGCAGGGATCCAAGATAACCTCATTCGTCTTTCCGTAGGTCTTGAGGACTTAGAAGATATTAAACGTGATCTTGAGCTTGGTTTTAGTGCTATTTAACTCATAAACCAAAGGGGTAAGCTGAGTTCAGTGCTTGATCAGTGTTAGCATGCCTAGTCGTTGATTGATGAGCAAAGTGAATGGGCAGTGAAGAAACTGCCCTTAGCAGGAGACTAGGTATTGGACACAATTTTTTGGTATGACTTTGAAACTACCGGTATCAACCCTTCCACTGATCGTCCGTTACAAGTAGCAGGCATTCGTACTAACTGGGCGTTAGAGGTGGTAGATGAGCCGCTGAATTTCTATAGTCAGTTAAGTGCTGATATTTTGCCTAGTCTTAGAGCCTGTTTAGTGACAGGAATTACACCTCAGCAGTTAGTCGAGCAGGGCTTATCCGAAGTGGAGTTTATCACTCAGCTACGGGCACAGATGTTGCGACCTGGCACTTGTAATGCGGGTTACAACAATATTCGATTTGATGATGAAATGCTGCGTTATAGTCTATACCGCAACTTTTACGATCCTTACGCCCATGAGTGGCAAGGTAATAATAGCCGTTGGGATTTGATCGATGCTTTGCGTTGTGCTTATGCGTTACGGCCAGAAGGTATTCATTGGCCAGTGGATGATTCTGGCAAAGTCAGTTTGCGTTTAGAGTTATTAACTAAGGCTAATGGCATTGAGCATGGACATGCCCATGATGCGCTCGCTGATGTTTACGCAACCATTGCTATGGCCCGTTGTTTGCGGCAGCAACAGCCACAGTTGTTTGACTACTTATTTAATTTGCGGGTTAAGTCAGCAGTATCACAACGGATTAAATTACTCCACCCCCTCCTGCATGTGTCTGGCAAGTTTGCAGCCAGTCGACATTATTTGGCGCCGGTTTTACCTTTGGCCTGGCATCCAAAAAACAAAAATGCGGTGATTGTCTGTGACTTACATGGAGATCTTAGCCCCTTATTTGAATTAACCGCCGAGCAATTACGCGAAACCTTATATACCGCCCATGAAACCTTGTTAGCAGAAGGTAAAAAGCCTGTGCCGCTTAAGCTAGTGCATATTAATAAATGCCCTGTGGTAGCGCCGATGGGCGTACTGCGTGAGCAAGATAAGCAGCGCTTAAACTGGTCTGATCAGCTTTGGCAAGACAATTATCAGCAGTTATTGCAGCAAGCGGCAGTTGTGCAGCGGAAGGTTAGTGCTGTATTTAACACTGAGAGCTGGGGTAATCAGGCGACTGAAGTAGAAACTCAACTATATGCCGGCTTTTTTAGTCCGCGGGATAAAGGTTTGTTTGAGCGAATTCATCAGGAGGGGCCAGGAGTTTTTGCGCAAGTAAGCCAAGCGGTAACCGACCAGCGAGTACCTACGTTATTAGCACGTTTTCAGGCGAGAAATTTTTATTCGAGCTTAACTGAAGAGCAAAAGGTTCAGTGGCTAAACTTTTGTTCGCAGCGCTTAACTCAAGTCGAGCTTGGTGCCCCGCGCACGTTGGCGCAAATAGAGCAAGAGCTGTTAGAGCTAACACCAGAAGAGCGGGCTACGCCTGTGATTCAGCAATGGCTGGATTATATTGCGCAGCTGCGGCAGCAATTATCGATCAGTTAATTAAAAAGGAGCCAGCAGGCTCCTTTTTAATTGCAAGGCAATGCAGTCACAAACTAAGGTTAGTCGAGTAGAGTCATCCAGCTTTCTACTTCATCGTTGCCCCAGCGAGCTTTCCATTGTTTTAACTCTTTGTGGTTTCCACCTTTGGTTTCAATCACATCGTTAGTGTGGGGATTAACGTAACGCTTGGTTTTACGTGTGCGGCGAGGCGCGCTTTGACGAGCAGGAGCAGCTGTATTGCTAGCTGCTGACGGGTCAATAATTTGGATGATGTCTTGCAAGGATTTTGAGTAATCAGCCATTAGCGTACGGAGTTTTTCTTCAAACTCTAGTTCATTGGCTAGTCGGGTATCATTTTTCATCGCTTCTAAGCTTTCTTGCAGTTCCTGCAAACGCTTTTTTGTTTCACGATAATTATTGATAATGAGGGACATGTTATCTCCAGAAATAGTCTTTTTGAGTGACTTTATTCAAACTTAATTATGTTAATGCTAAGTATTACTTGGTTACGCTTAACATCCAGTCCAGCTCAAGCAAACGTTAGGAAGAAAATAATATAACTATTTACTCCAATAGTCTATATAAACATAACTGCTGTATAGGCAATAAAAAAACCAATAAGTTTAAAATTAACAGTTTGGTGCAATAGTGTGTAAACGAGTCAACTATATACACTATTGGCGATACGCAAAATTAGACTGTACGTGAAAAACCTGTCCCGCGCTTTTGGTTAAGATAATTATCAAACGCCATAGCCACGTTACGCATCATCAGGTTGCCTTTTGGGAGTAAGGTGATTGCATTTTGGCTAAGAGTCACGAGTTCATCATCAACCATCTCTTGTAGCTGTTCAAGGGCGTCAGCAAAGTACTCGGAGAAGTTAATTTTATATTTAGTTTCGATGGCTTTGATATCAATTAAATTGTGACACATTAACTGGCTAATCACGTCACGGCGCAATAGGTCATCGGTATTTAACAGGTAGCCACGTTGCAGCGGGAGTTGTCGTGCGGTTAATTGTTGATAGTACTGTGAGAGTTCTTTTACATTTTGGCTATAGGTGTTATTAACCTTACTAATGGATGAGACACCTAAGCCTACTAAATCACAATCTGCATGAGTTGAATAGCCTTGAAAGTTACGTTGTAGGGTGCCATTGGCACGTGCTTGGGCTAATTCATCATCAGGTAAGGCAAAGTGATCCATCCCAATATAGACATAACCTGCGGCACAGAGTGTATTAATGGTTAACTCTAACAGTTGTAACTTACGCTCGGGTGGCGGCATATCTTCTGGGCGAATAAGTTTTTGTGCTTTGACTAGCTGTGGTAAATGGGCGTAACTATATGCTGCAATGCGATCGGGTTTGAGTGCAATAATTTGTTCAAGGGTCTGTTTAAAGCTGACCTCGGTTTGAAGTGGCAGGCCATAAATCAGATCAACACTAATTGAACGAAATTCGACCTGACGAGCTGCCTGCATTAAGTTGGCAACCTGTTCTACACTTTGCACACGATTAACCGCTTGTTGTACGGCTAAGTCAAAGTCTTGCACGCCAAAGCTTAAACGGTTAAAGCCTAGCTCTCTAAGGGCGAAAATCTGCTCAGGAGTGACAGTACGTGGGTCTACTTCTAAAGAAAATTGATGCTGCTCAGAGCGATCAAAATTAAAGGCGGCTGCTAAGTAATCCATCAGCTCTTGGAGTTGAGCTTGGGTAAAGTAAGTCGGTGTCCCACCACCTAAGTGCAGCTGAGTGACTAAGCGCTCTTTGGCAAATAAAGGGGCTTGTAGGTCAATCTCTTGTTTAAGGTAGGTTAAATACTCGGCGGCCCGTTCAGTTTTATGAGTAATAATTTTATTGCAGGCGCAGTAATAACACAGGCTTTTGCAGAAAGGTATATGAATGTACAGCGACAATGGAGCCTCTAGATTAAGGTTACTAGCGGCTGCGGCGGCTTGATAGTCAGCCACGCTAAACGCACTGGTAAATTGTGGGGCAGTAGGGTAGGAAGTGTATCTAGGACCAGAGCGATCATACTTTTTTACTAGATCACGGTCGAAGCTCATTGCGTGGGTCATTCAGAATGCCTTTTAACAAAATAGTAAAATAAGTCGGTGCTAAGTAGCGGGCAAAATAAAGGGCCGCGTAAACTAAAGAAGAAGCACTTTGACTTTTGATAGTATATTTATCGCGCTAGATTAACGCATTTTTTCATGGGGTGTGGTGTCTAGCGATTAAGCGTTGATCTGCGGCAATCAGCTAAAGCAGTCAGCAGAGTGTGAGTCGGCAGATTAAAAATGCTGTTAATCAAGGGTGGTTATCTCGTTCAATGCCTATGCAATTCAGTTTACGACTGCTCAGTACTTTACTGCTATTTATATTGACCAGTTGCACTAGTTTGCCGCCATTAGAGAATCGGGCGGCCAGTTATGCACTCAATCCCGAGCAAGCTGCTACCACGCGTTTTGCCCAGATGCTGGCGCCACTGCAGCAAGCTCATCCAGACAAAAGCGGGATTTACCCCTTAGCTGATGCCTTAGATGCTTTCGCTGCACGAATGCTCTTAGCTCAGCATGCCGAGCGTACGCTCGATATTCAATATTATATTTGGCATAAAGACATGACAGGTACTTTGTTGTTTGAGGCTTTGCATGAGGCAGCAGACCGTGGAGTACGAGTACGTTTATTATTAGATGACAACAACACCAGTGGCTTAGATGAAACCTTGTCGGTGCTTGATTCGCACCCGAATATCCAGGTGCGCTTGTTCAACCCTTTTATGCGACGAAATTATAGAGCAGTTGAGTATTTAACAGATTTTAATAAAGCCAATCGGCGCATGCATAACAAATCGTTCACCGTGGATAATCAGCTCACCATTATAGGCGGGCGCAATGTGGGCGATGAATACTTTGGAGCCGGTGATGGCGTATTGTTTGCTGATTTAGATATTTTAGCTGCAGGTCCTGTGGTACAAGAAGTGTCTCACGATTTTGATCGCTATTGGCAAAGCGAGTCGGCTTATCCAGTGAGCTTAATTTTGCCAGAGGTATCACCGGCGCGCTTGCAGGAGTTAGAAGATCAGGCTGAAGAGGTAGAGCGTAATCCGGCGGCGGCTAAGTTTGTGCAGTCACTGCATCAGCTACCCATTCTAAATCAGCTAACTGAGCAAGCGTTGGCTTTAGAGTGGGCTAAAGTCACCCTGGTTAGTGATGATCCACGTAAAGGCTTAGGTGATGTGGCAGATGATGATTTGTTGTTTGGCAAATTGATTCATTTGGTGGGATCTCCAGAGAAAAGCTTAAACTTAGTTTCGCCTTATTTTGTGCCCACTAAAGTTGGCGCTAAGGCTTTTGCTAATTTGTCGCAAGCCGGTGTGGAAATTCAGATACTTACTAACTCGCTACATGCTACAGATGTCTATGTGGTGCACTCTGGTTACTCTAAGTGGCGAAAAAAACTAGTGAAAAATGGAGTTAAATTGTATGAAATGCGGCAAATGGGGGAGAGGTCAACGAAGCCAAAACTGTTAAACCGCACCGGTGATAAAGAAGGATTAAGCACCGTTTTTGGTAGCTCTGGCTCTAGTTTGCATGCGAAAACCTTTACCTTAGACGACGACATAGTCTTTGTCGGTTCTTTCAACTTTGATCCGCGCTCGGCCAAGCTTAATACCGAGCTGGGTTTTGTAATTGAAGATAGTCAGTTATCACAAAAAATTAAGGCCGCCTTTGCTGAAGAGGTGCCCTATAACGCCTATGAAGTGCAGTTGTGTAATAATAGCCAGTTGTGTTGGATAGAAAAAAGCCAAACCGGCTTACTGATTCACCACACTGAACCAGAATCAACTTTATTAAAACGAGCAGGCGTCCAATTTTTATCTTGGCTTCCAATTGATTGGTTATTATGAAGCTAAATAGATTAACGAATGATTGGATATTTCTGTCCGAGGCTAATAGAATGCATGCCCTTAATTATCTAGGTCGGTATGTCTGGCCACGTCTGTTCAACGAGGAATAATCATGCAAGTTTCCATCGAAAGCACCTCAGCCCTCGAGCGTCGTATGACCATTGGCGTACCAGCTGAGCGTCTTGAAGCTGAAATCACCAAGCGTCTGCAACAAACTGCGCGTCGTGCAAAAGTCCCGGGCTTCCGTCCAGGTAAAGTCCCTATGAATATTATCCGTCAGCGTTTTGGTGCCGATGCACGTCAAGAAGCGATGGGTGATCTGATTCAACAAACTTTTTACGAAGCAGTGGTTGAGCAAAAAGTTAACCCTATTGGTCAGCCAAGCATCGAGTTACAAAAAAGTGATGACGCACTTGAGTACGTAGCGACCTTTGAAGTATTACCAGAAGTAGAGATCACCGGTTTAGACAAAATTGCCGTAGAGCGCTTGAGCGCAACGGTTGAAGAGTCAGACTTAGACAACATGCTAGATGTACTGCGCAAGCAAAACACTCAGTTTGTAGCGGCTGATAAAGCAGCTGAAAATGGCGACCAACTGAAAATTGACTTTGTTGGCCGTATTGATGGCGAAGAGTTTGCCGGTGGCAGCGCTAAGGATATCCCTTTAGTGCTCGGTTCTGGCCGCATGATTCCTGGCTTTGAAGAAGGTCTAGTGGGCGCTAAGGCGGGTGAAGAGAAAATTGTTACACCGACTTTCCCAGAAGATTACCAAAATCTTGAGTTAGCTGGTAAAACTGCTGAATTCACCATTAAGGTAAATGCGGTTGAAGCACCAGAGCTGCCAGAGTTAAACGAAGAGTTCTT
The sequence above is a segment of the Thiopseudomonas alkaliphila genome. Coding sequences within it:
- a CDS encoding O-succinylhomoserine sulfhydrylase; translation: MSNSWDAGRLNSDLTGAQPSTLAVREGHQRTAEAEHSEPLFLSSSYVFNSAAQAAASFAGTESGNVYSRYTNPTVAIFEKRLAALEQAEQAVATSSGMAAIWAVVMAFCQAGDHILVSRSVFGATVSLFEKYAKKFGIEVEFIGLADHQQWREACKANTRLLFIESPSNPLAEVADIRALSQIAHEAEALLVVDNCFCTPVLQQPLTLGADIVVHSATKFIDGQGRCLGGAVLGAAALMKEVVGVLRTTGPTLSPFNAWTFLKGLETLKLRMQAHCASSLALAEWLARHPKVQRVFYAGLASHPQHELAKRQQRGFGAVVGFEIAGAQEQAWRFIDATRMISITANLGDTKTTITHPASTTHGRLSPEERAQAGIQDNLIRLSVGLEDLEDIKRDLELGFSAI
- the sbcB gene encoding exodeoxyribonuclease I — protein: MDTIFWYDFETTGINPSTDRPLQVAGIRTNWALEVVDEPLNFYSQLSADILPSLRACLVTGITPQQLVEQGLSEVEFITQLRAQMLRPGTCNAGYNNIRFDDEMLRYSLYRNFYDPYAHEWQGNNSRWDLIDALRCAYALRPEGIHWPVDDSGKVSLRLELLTKANGIEHGHAHDALADVYATIAMARCLRQQQPQLFDYLFNLRVKSAVSQRIKLLHPLLHVSGKFAASRHYLAPVLPLAWHPKNKNAVIVCDLHGDLSPLFELTAEQLRETLYTAHETLLAEGKKPVPLKLVHINKCPVVAPMGVLREQDKQRLNWSDQLWQDNYQQLLQQAAVVQRKVSAVFNTESWGNQATEVETQLYAGFFSPRDKGLFERIHQEGPGVFAQVSQAVTDQRVPTLLARFQARNFYSSLTEEQKVQWLNFCSQRLTQVELGAPRTLAQIEQELLELTPEERATPVIQQWLDYIAQLRQQLSIS
- a CDS encoding histone-like nucleoid-structuring protein, MvaT/MvaU family; translation: MSLIINNYRETKKRLQELQESLEAMKNDTRLANELEFEEKLRTLMADYSKSLQDIIQIIDPSAASNTAAPARQSAPRRTRKTKRYVNPHTNDVIETKGGNHKELKQWKARWGNDEVESWMTLLD
- the hemN gene encoding oxygen-independent coproporphyrinogen III oxidase: MTHAMSFDRDLVKKYDRSGPRYTSYPTAPQFTSAFSVADYQAAAAASNLNLEAPLSLYIHIPFCKSLCYYCACNKIITHKTERAAEYLTYLKQEIDLQAPLFAKERLVTQLHLGGGTPTYFTQAQLQELMDYLAAAFNFDRSEQHQFSLEVDPRTVTPEQIFALRELGFNRLSFGVQDFDLAVQQAVNRVQSVEQVANLMQAARQVEFRSISVDLIYGLPLQTEVSFKQTLEQIIALKPDRIAAYSYAHLPQLVKAQKLIRPEDMPPPERKLQLLELTINTLCAAGYVYIGMDHFALPDDELAQARANGTLQRNFQGYSTHADCDLVGLGVSSISKVNNTYSQNVKELSQYYQQLTARQLPLQRGYLLNTDDLLRRDVISQLMCHNLIDIKAIETKYKINFSEYFADALEQLQEMVDDELVTLSQNAITLLPKGNLMMRNVAMAFDNYLNQKRGTGFSRTV
- a CDS encoding phospholipase D family protein, coding for MPMQFSLRLLSTLLLFILTSCTSLPPLENRAASYALNPEQAATTRFAQMLAPLQQAHPDKSGIYPLADALDAFAARMLLAQHAERTLDIQYYIWHKDMTGTLLFEALHEAADRGVRVRLLLDDNNTSGLDETLSVLDSHPNIQVRLFNPFMRRNYRAVEYLTDFNKANRRMHNKSFTVDNQLTIIGGRNVGDEYFGAGDGVLFADLDILAAGPVVQEVSHDFDRYWQSESAYPVSLILPEVSPARLQELEDQAEEVERNPAAAKFVQSLHQLPILNQLTEQALALEWAKVTLVSDDPRKGLGDVADDDLLFGKLIHLVGSPEKSLNLVSPYFVPTKVGAKAFANLSQAGVEIQILTNSLHATDVYVVHSGYSKWRKKLVKNGVKLYEMRQMGERSTKPKLLNRTGDKEGLSTVFGSSGSSLHAKTFTLDDDIVFVGSFNFDPRSAKLNTELGFVIEDSQLSQKIKAAFAEEVPYNAYEVQLCNNSQLCWIEKSQTGLLIHHTEPESTLLKRAGVQFLSWLPIDWLL
- the tig gene encoding trigger factor yields the protein MQVSIESTSALERRMTIGVPAERLEAEITKRLQQTARRAKVPGFRPGKVPMNIIRQRFGADARQEAMGDLIQQTFYEAVVEQKVNPIGQPSIELQKSDDALEYVATFEVLPEVEITGLDKIAVERLSATVEESDLDNMLDVLRKQNTQFVAADKAAENGDQLKIDFVGRIDGEEFAGGSAKDIPLVLGSGRMIPGFEEGLVGAKAGEEKIVTPTFPEDYQNLELAGKTAEFTIKVNAVEAPELPELNEEFFKTFGVNEGGLEGFRAEVRKNMERELNQAIKGKVKTQVMDGLLETNPVEVPKALIANEVNRLRVQAVQQFGGNIKPEQLPAELFEEQAKRRVTLGLLVAQVVKQFELSADEDQVRSMIEELAAAYQEPQQVIDWYYKNEQQLEEVRAVVLEEQVVNKVLSEAQVTDKAVAYEDAVKPAETAVAEEAQEEVAE